One window from the genome of Paramormyrops kingsleyae isolate MSU_618 chromosome 3, PKINGS_0.4, whole genome shotgun sequence encodes:
- the LOC140588419 gene encoding uncharacterized protein: protein MVQIVEIKDNKGYSMRIRIHHSLNMENMDPEVHEFLEDKFISILVVNFERSPLTMENLQSLALSVPSFYWRLTGEELDPSLLHVAPARLQVVHHGTETGVQHGDGESPAEEDDHYGQELPSSSSIREASPAAPASTTEDANGLPEALPLAWGEDEPSSPSLSVPSDTQPGSQIEPEHAEPSSSTFWIPVGPNSTWQQLEIEGRNYLRKLDELSIPEGLWGITDYGDDHTVLMSVHVSVHVSSSLRTWGVRQEQRPPQRPAGTSQRKRKAEPDDTSGSSSPPPHKRPMRF from the exons atggtgcagatagttgagataaaggataATAAAGGTTATTCGATGagaattcgaatccatcactccttaaacatggagaacatggatccagaag ttcatgagtttttggaggacaagttcatctccattctggtcgtgaacttcgagaggagcccactgaccatggagaacttgcagtctctggccctcagtgtcccttcattttattggcggctcactggggaggagctggatcccagcctattgcacgtagcacctgcacgactgcaagtggtacatcatggtacagagactggtgtccagcatggggatggagaatcaccagctgaggaggatgaccattacggacaggagctgccatcatccagctctataagggaggcttcccctgcagctccagcatccacgactgaggatgctaatgggcttcctgaggctctccccttggcctggggtgaagatgagccctcatctccatccttatctgtgccttctgacactcaacctggaagtcagattgagccagaacatgctgagccctccagctccaccttctggatccctgtgggccctaacagcacatggcagcagcttgagatcgaaggccgcaactacctgcggaagctggatgagctcagcatccccgagggactctggggcattacggactacggtgatgaccacaccgtgctcatgtccgtgcatgtctccgtgcatgtgagcagttctctgcgaacatggggcgtgaggcaggagcagaggcctcctcagaggcccgctggcaccagtcagaggaagcgcaaggccgagcccgacgacaccagcggctcaagttctcctccaccgcacaagaggcccatgcgcttctga